The nucleotide sequence AGAGCAATAAGAGCCTCTGCATCTGCCAAGCctccaacaacagcagcaacttCATTGCCCTTTACTCCCTGcaactgtcaaataaaacagatgCTAGGTTGGAGACATAAGTTGCAAATGATCATACATTGTTATGGGTCATTTTATCATAAATAACATACTGTTCCAGCAACTCGAGTCAGCACATCCTCCCAGGTTGTAGGGACCAGCTGCCCAGACTCATTTTTCACCATCGGCTGAGTAAGCCTCTGCCTCTTGAGACCATCATAAGCAAATCTGTCAGGACAGAAGCAACAAAGACTTCAGCAATAATGCAAAAAAGCTATGAAAATCTACACCTGTGAAGAGCTTTGTGTGATCAGTCAGGAACCTGGTTTTGTCTGAAATCCACTCCTCATTAATATCCTCATTAAGACGAGGCAAGATTCTCATCACCTCACCCCCACGAGTGCTCACAACAATGTTGCTACCCACAGCATCCAAAACATCAATGGATTCAGTCttcctgcaggaaaaacaatgaTAGTACATGAGTATAAAAACTAATCTTTCATCTCACAAGGTTAATCATATGTTGAGTAACATTTGTGAAACCTGGTCTCCCAAGGGCGAGCAGTGAAAGCATATGGTTTGGAAGTCAGGGCTCCCACTGGACATATATCGATTACATTCCCAGACAACTCAGACATGAACATCTTCTCAACGTAGGTCCCAATCTGAAGGTCATTGCCTCTACCAGTGGTACCCAGATCCTCCACTCCGGCAATCTCACTGGCAAAGCTGTGGTAGCAAAAAATGACTTAATTCTTATTTTCTCATACTAAAGTTAACCAGCAACTCGATATAATCTAGATATAATTGATGTGTGGCTCACCGCACACAGCGAGTGCACTGGATACAGCGAGTCATAATGGTTTTAATGAGAGGCCCAATGTTCTTGTCCTCTACAGCTCTTTTGCCCTCTGTGAAGCGGCTCCTATCACTGCCAAACTGCATGGACTGGtccttaaaacaaaataatattcaGTTTCTTAGTTAAGAAGGTCAATTGTCAAGAAAACAACGCCTGACACACAATCCAAGAGGAAAATATCTGTAAGCTGGTGATTTTTGTACCTGCAGATCGCATTCTCCCCCCTGATCACAAATTGGACAGTCTAATGGATGGTTAGCCAGTAAGAACTCCATCACGCCCTCTCTATGTCACATGagaaaccaaaaataaaaatcctttaAGATTACCTGAGAAACATGAAGCTTACACTGTCTCACTCGAGAGTTCAATCCTACCTGGCCTTTCTTGTTTTGTCAGAGTTGGTTAAAATGTTCCATCCCTTCATGACTGGCATAGCACAGGCTGCCACTGGCTAAAGATGAAAGACAAATGATTACTGCAAGAATGCAAAAAACATAAAGGGGGACAAGCTTGTCTACCAAAAAtagaaacaagcacacacatactgtatatacactCTATAAACATACCTTTGGAACTTTCTCTATTTCCACAAGACACATGCGACAGTTTCCAGCCACTGACAGGCGCTCATGGTAGCAGAAGCGAGGAATCTGCATTCCTACCTTCTCACATGCCTGTGACAAAATTGAGTCACAGctttaaatcagatattttgattcAAGATGACACAAAATTTGCTATCTTAACAAACTGTGCATGAACAAACCACTTCACCTGCAACACAGTGGTCCCTGGCTCCACCATGACAGGTGTCCCATCCACAAATACCTCCAGGAGGTTAGTGGCAGCACTTGCTGCAGTCGCTGCATTGCGAGCTATAAGCacagtcagaaaacaataaTGCTCAATAAAGGATGCAAAcccatttttaaaccttagtttttatttctgtaactacaaacttttaatttattttaacaaactgagttttaatgacattttgtaACTTTCTTgatattagattttaaaatatcatatgttttcatgcttatgtttgtttaatgtcatattttaaattggacaTTTTCCGACATGGTATGtcgttatggaattaacctgatattggatctacaattacaTGTTGGGCCATCGGGCACCCTGGGgcggtgtcaagaggtctgagccagctttggGCTgtgactcgacacagaaaagactcaatgtgtgagtcttaatccttggaaagaagttctgagatgaaagaataattaaagagttcatttcggttaagacaagatcagttgtgattctgtgtccggcgggacagtaagtctctgcaagttacggacttcagagcagtgatggggggctgattatttataataatccctcctaatttaaataaataataagacccaacactatttactatttatgttaagttacataagtacagagagagagagagagagagagagagagagagagagagagagagagatgagcataccgcatcaagtgaggacattgagatatgctgtatgggtgacaccattgttttaatgcgtataaaatatgtaatatatataatatgtaaagaatataatatgtaatgaatatatatgtaatgcatgtgtataaatcttatgtgctttggcaacatgtcatgttttttgttgGTTGTTACTGTTTAACTCTGTAATGCACTTTAAATTGCTCTTTGTACGAATagtgccttgccttgccttcctTTTCATCCAAAGACCATTGAGCAGTTACATCAATTACTATCATTTCTATTCTATCACACCTATAACAATGacctcctcttttatttttaataaagactAGTTATTCTCACTGTCACCAAAAGCTTAACTGAACCAGCTACAGCCTGGTACCAAATACAGTAGCTGACCAAGCTGTAATCCTGTCTGTAATCCACCAGTGGAACAAACTGACGAGGTTCGTGGTTTTAACTAAACTCAACACACACAGTTCACAATGGATGCTCTGGAGAAGTAGGCTACAGGACACAAAGGCATGATCAATTAACCAGTTGAAGAAGTGATATATGTTACCATTGTTCGTGGCCGCGCCTCCTTTGGAAATAGCTGCTGGAAGAAGACTCCGACTCACAGCAGACAAACGCAACATGCTgcaagagaggcagagaagcaACATCATTACACTGTGTGCTCACTTCATACTCCAGAGAGTGTCAACGAACCTTTAAGTTATTCAAAGCTAGTGTTTAATGTTAAACCTGGATGTAAGTAATGCATTTAAAAAGTCTGGCTGACATTATAACACAAGAACCGTGTAGAAACAGTACAACTATGATGTGACGTATTTTAAAATAACGTCTTAACTATACAGGGTGCAGTTTACTCTATAACAccggtgtaaacaaacaacgTGTTATCGAATGACATGTGGGGTAATGCTAGGAAGTTACTGACATGTCAAACAGTTGAATAAATATGATGTAAGCTAAGGTAAATGTTAGCAATATTTATGCAGCATAATTGTCAGTTTGCAGCACTGACGTGTTCTTACGTTACTCTCCTCTTTAACATACTCTCACCGCgttaaagtattattattataagtattattattcaTGTGGTTGAACCTTATTCATATAAAGTTAGCATACCCTGctacaaacaagctaacagagaCCAAAGTCAACTGAATCCCCATCGGCCAACTTTACCCTTTTATTCCTCTGTAGAAGTGACATCCAACATGCATTCAGCAAATGTGCCCTGGCATCAAAATACCTTTACATGTAATGTTGTTATATGGCCATAACGATGCGATGAGCATTCCCTTACCTTGTCAGTGTTTGTCCTCATGAGACTGCCCGAGACGCAGATTGCGCACTGTCTTGTTATTATGCTGCGTCACGGATTAAGTAATCCTGTGTACTATAATCCAAATGGGTCAGGCTTTCTCTCTTTAAATACTTACTTGTCTAATCGTGCAGTTATTCAACACCTGCCTATACACTCTTCATTCAAACCTTTTTCTTTCCAGCTATCTCATTTACATGAATGTGTGACGGGCTGTGATGACAGACTGCGGTGGTGTAGCAGTAACAGGAGGGTTTCCCCCACACACCCCTCAGATCTGATCGGGGCAATTACACAGAGTGTTcaaaattattatgcaagttgcatttttgtgaatattttaaaaactatgtcaacagtcgttttcaaatttgtcaagaagtcagatagtgaatatatttcttcaactgtgtgtttaaaatgattcttttcaaattacgttggctgtgtttttaaataaatacagaatctgcagaaatgagcgtgccaaattattatgcaagttggtgataagagcatataacttgtgacaATTAAACAACAggaatcattttaaatgttctattgattgaaaataataacatttactacaactgtattcaaacttcaacaaaaacaagttttctttacatttgtttacaaaataaaactgttaatgtctttaaaacatttcaaatctaaagtgtttctcaaatgtccaatataacctaaTTTTctttcaatattattattttcaattaataGAACAtaaaaaatggtgcctagttttttaattatcacaagttatatgctcttaccaccaacttgcataataatttggcacactcatttctgcagattctgcatttatttaaaaatgcagctgaaaagcatcattttaacaacacagttgaagaaatatattcactatctgacttccgagcaaatttgaaaatgactgttaacatagtttttaaaatattcacaaaaatgcaacttgcataataatttggaacactgtGTATTGTCCATTTATCAGTGTCAATGAGCCACAGAGGATCACAGTTActctttagttttcatttgagTTCCATAGATTTAAGTTTTTTTATGAGAGTACAATTTTCACTCTGTCAATATTTGACATCTGAGTGTTGTTTCAGGGACATTCCTGACACAGGATGGAGCGCTATCCTTAAGATCACAGTTAAGTAATCTTTACAAGTCAGAGTTCAGCAGTGAGAAATAACAGGAAATGACTGAATTTGTACAAAGACCCTCGGGAAATGGAAGGAAATgcacatctgtgtttgtgtcaggcATGCGTATATCCACCTGGAAATCTGCTTTATACATAAAACATCAAAGGTTACCATAATGAGGCAACAATGACAGAACCAGCTTGCaacaattaaataattaaatgaagGTGAACAAACAAAGCACGATAGATTTTCTGAAGAAAGTATATATTTGTCATATATTAGAGTAAAACATCTATAAAGCTCTGGGCTAGTTTAAAAATCTTACAATATATTAAAAGGTGAGTAGCAGCAGTTatatacaaaatatataaaactatATAAACACAATGTTAGAATACAAATACACTCATCATGTTATGTACACATACACTCCAACAACCAAAGATGCCATCCTTCACAAGTacaattttaacacattttgtgTTATCATTTTGTAAATATATCTTTGTTACAACAAAGTTAACAGTCAGTTAATTGTGACTCATAATTTAATTTGACAAAGTTTTCCAAAGCTCGTcaaattccttttttatttgccaatGCAAAAACGTTCAGTGTACTATAATATCAGATAAAGAAATTTAAGCAGCAAATTCTGACAGTCAAGAAGCTGGATAACAGTAGAATTACAGGtgaatatattacattttaaacattactTTAGCCTTAGCATTACTTTATGTCGCTTTGGTTATGCAGTAGGGGAACAGATGATACAAACTCAGTATGCACAGTTCAACTTTGATTTTCCATATAAAGTAATAActctgtcaaataaaaaaaggaaaatcttAACACGGAGCTGGAAAGAACAGCAGTAATAACCATTCGTTGTCCAAGTAACAGCCAGTCATGTTTTTCATGGACCACTTCTACGGTCTGATTATGGTTGTAATCATAGAGTTGATGACTCCACAGAGTTCTCTGGCACACCGTCCTGGTGAACTCCTGGCACAGACTCCATCTCAGTGGCAGAGACTGATTGGCTGAGCTCTCTCAGTGAACTCTTAGTAATGTTCAGGCATGCACGCTTCAGGATATGACGCACTTTTTTACCCAGGAGCATATACAGCAGGGGGTTAATGCAGCTATTAAAAAAGCCTAGACTGGTGGCGAGAGGAAAGCCAGCTTTCAGTATGTTGTGAAGGGACATTGAGGAGTGTACAGATAACTCCATCAAGCTGAAAGTATGAAAAGGTGCCCAGCATATAAAGAAGGCCAGAATCACAGCTGAGACTGTTTTGGAGAAGCTGGAGAAGCGAACCAAGCCCCCAGATTGTTTCACTCTGATTGTCAGAAGTATGCCTGTCACACATATCGCCGTAAAAGGCAAAAGGAAGCCAACAGTGGTACGAATGACCACTATAATAACGTGTCTCATGATTGctgtttgtgcatttttgtcGTGGAAGTTGTTGAAGCACACCACCTTGTCATGCAAGCGCATTGTGTCACGAAAAATAAGCGCAGGGCAGCTCAAGGCAGCAGCTAGCACCCATATGCACCCACATACAACCCAGGCTCTTCTTACAGTGCGGTGCTTCTGTGACCAGTTGAGGTGGACCAGAGAAACGTATCTGTCtatgctgagcactgtgaggAAGAGCACACTGGCATACATGTTCATCACAGACACAAATGAGTTAATCTTACACATGACCATGCCAAAGTCCCAGTGGAAGTCCCGAAGGATGTAATCAATgtagaaaggcagaaaaagcacaaaaacgAAGTCTGCAATGGCAAGATTTAGCAGCCAAACACTGTTGATTGTCCTTTTGCTTTTAAACGCTGTCACCCAAATGACAGTCCCATTTCCAATCAGGCcgagcatgaaggagattatGTAGACGACCACTGAGATAATGTGCATAGTTTCCTTCTGCCTGTGTTCCACTTTAAGGTCCTCCAAGTCACCGTATTCCAAGTCATATTCATAGGTGTAATTTCCATAGTCCTCGCCAGTGTCATCCATTCTTTCAAAAAGCTCTGTGGGGAAATTTTCTGTGTGAAGACAAACTTCAGAACAATCTGCATGCGTTACAATCAATCGTTTACATGTTGTCTCACctcacactgtttgttttttatgcgGGGCTGCTCTCCAGGATGATCCAGACGCCTGTCTTGCCCTTCTTTCCGATCATTCAGTTCCTGTGTTGTAGTTATGGCTGGGTGTTTCCCGAGTAGCTCTAGAACATAGTGTCAACATCCATTTGGATCAGTGAGATGCCCAAACCATGAGGCTGAGAGAGAGCCCTCCAAGGATGattcatattgttttttgtgTAAGTAAACACAGAAGAACTGTTTTGTTCCATAAAGTCAATGCAAAAGCACAATGTCAATGTGAGAGTGATAAAAAATACTGTGGCAtatcattgtttttcttttccaagGTTATTACAAACTCGGCAAGTGGAGGAGAGGTTATATTTTAACACACATCACTTCTGTTTGTATCATTTTCAAGGCGTACTGAGCAAGACAAAATTTTGACTTAAGTCACATTTCACCCAAAAATGTATTATCCATTCATATAAGATGTAAgaaatatttaataaacatTGAAAGCCAATTTTATAGCAAATAATAGAATGAAAAAGGTCCTAAACTTTCAGAACAACACTAAAAATACGAGGTAAATCTCAATCTGGATGTGAGAACATTAAACATTGCTCAATAATAAGACTGATCTGTAATATTTACCcctaaaaatgttgaaaaaagtgCTTTAACATCAGAAACTATAAGACTACATGCTGTGTGCAGAATCAGTGCAATCAACACACAGGTTATAAGAACAATTCATCAGAAACTGGAAAGCTATTtaaaaagatacagaaaaaaaattcagtaaACAATAGAGTTACAGAAGATTAAATAGAAGCACATTAGACGTAAAAGGAACATATTAATTTAACTGGGCAGAGCACCATTAATTGAAAAGTATTTAAAAGGACTACTTCAAGTACTTCAATCTAAACGGACACAATGCTGGATTATCTGTCAGTAACTACAATCAGAAAGTCGATATCTACTTAGAAATCTCAACAGACATGCAGAAACATTGATTATGTAACAAATAACTAGCCTTCGATTAAGAATTAACTGTTCACAGCATAACAaatgccacatacacaccatcaGCATACTTGAAGTTAAAACATGAATAGCTTTTGTCTAGATTTGAGGACCAGAATGCATGGCTTACCCTAAAACGCACCGCTCCCCTTTAGTAGTGTTTCTGATTAAAACTCCCACAGCTCCCGGATCCAAGTGGTTGCTAACTTAGCCTTTGTAGCTCCGTGTCTGCCGGGCCTCGTCCCTGACTCCCCACTCCTTCGCTGACGTTTCTGCAGCATGTGTGTAGTCTTTCCGTGAGTCCATCCAAGTTATACTGTGTTGCTGTGGAGGGACTGTGGAGGGACGGTGGAGCTGTGAGATGTGCAGTGGGCGCGCCGGGCTGACGCGTCAAACACCACAGACTG is from Notolabrus celidotus isolate fNotCel1 chromosome 10, fNotCel1.pri, whole genome shotgun sequence and encodes:
- the gpr1 gene encoding G-protein coupled receptor 1; this encodes MDDTGEDYGNYTYEYDLEYGDLEDLKVEHRQKETMHIISVVVYIISFMLGLIGNGTVIWVTAFKSKRTINSVWLLNLAIADFVFVLFLPFYIDYILRDFHWDFGMVMCKINSFVSVMNMYASVLFLTVLSIDRYVSLVHLNWSQKHRTVRRAWVVCGCIWVLAAALSCPALIFRDTMRLHDKVVCFNNFHDKNAQTAIMRHVIIVVIRTTVGFLLPFTAICVTGILLTIRVKQSGGLVRFSSFSKTVSAVILAFFICWAPFHTFSLMELSVHSSMSLHNILKAGFPLATSLGFFNSCINPLLYMLLGKKVRHILKRACLNITKSSLRELSQSVSATEMESVPGVHQDGVPENSVESSTL